The genomic DNA CGCCGTGCTTGATGATGCCGCCGAATTCCTGGGTGGTGCCGGGCAAGAATCCAGGCACGTCGACGAACACGACGAGCGGGATGTTGAAGGCGTCGCAAAAACGCACGAACCGCGCGCCCTTCACCGATGAATTGATGTCGAGCACACCGGCCAGCACTTTCGGCTGGTTCGCAACAACGCCGATGCTGCGGCCGCCGAGCCGCGCGAAACCCACGACGAGCGACGTGCCGAACAGCGCGTGCACTTCGAAGAATTCGCCGTCATCCACGACGCGATGGATGACCTCGATCATATCGTACGGCAGGTTCGGCGACGCCGGGATGAGATCGATCAACCCGGCGTCACGTCGCGATGGGTCGTCGTCGGCAGGGCCGCCCGGCGGGTCGTCGAGATTGTTCGCGGGCAGAAACGAAAGCAGATGCCGGACTTGCTCGAACGCGTCGTCTTCGTCGGCGCATAAGAATTGCGCCACGCCGCTTTTCGTGTTGTGCGTGGCGGCGCCGCCGAGTTCCTCGAACGTGACCTCTTCGCCGGTGACGGTCTTGATGATCTCGGGCCCGGTGATGAACATCTGCGAGATCTTGTCGACCATGAAGACGAAATCGGTGATCGCGGGGCTGTACACCGCACCGCCCGCACATGGTCCGGCGATGATCGAGATCTGAGGGATCACGCCCGATGCCTGCACGTTGCGCCAAAAAATCTCCGCGTAGCCGCCGAGACTCACAACGCCTTCTTGGATGCGTGCGCCGCCCGAATCGTTGATGCCGATCAGCGGGCAGCCGACTTTGAGCGCCGTGTCCATGATCTTGCA from Candidatus Eremiobacteraceae bacterium includes the following:
- a CDS encoding acyl-CoA carboxylase subunit beta, yielding MSHEAKMDLLRQKRAEAAAPAGDAAIERQHARGKLTARERVEALLDQGSFVETDAFAVHRSSAYGLSDKKFVGDGVITGHGTVNGRRVFLFSQDFTVMGGSLGEVYAEKICKIMDTALKVGCPLIGINDSGGARIQEGVVSLGGYAEIFWRNVQASGVIPQISIIAGPCAGGAVYSPAITDFVFMVDKISQMFITGPEIIKTVTGEEVTFEELGGAATHNTKSGVAQFLCADEDDAFEQVRHLLSFLPANNLDDPPGGPADDDPSRRDAGLIDLIPASPNLPYDMIEVIHRVVDDGEFFEVHALFGTSLVVGFARLGGRSIGVVANQPKVLAGVLDINSSVKGARFVRFCDAFNIPLVVFVDVPGFLPGTTQEFGGIIKHGAKLLYAFAEATVPKLTVITRKAYGGAYDVMCSKHIRADFNVAWPTAEIAVMGPQGAVKIVSREEIAKAIDPAIRTTELVDEYVERFANPYIAAERGYLDDVIDPADTRPTLIGALEMLRTKRVPRPARRHGNIPL